The Odocoileus virginianus isolate 20LAN1187 ecotype Illinois chromosome 2, Ovbor_1.2, whole genome shotgun sequence genomic interval tttggatGTTATTCTAGCATACCACCTAAGATTGCTTGATTTCAAcatttggacatttttttttaatgctattttatcTGTCACTTAAACTATAACTTTCCTAGCaaaatttctctctgtgtgtacgtaattttaacttaaattattagaaaaatctaTTCTGGGAAAATCACTTATTCATTTGAGAAAATGACATAAAAGCATTCCAGGCCCTGCAGCTTATTGGCTCATCTTGTGATGAAAGACCAGAATCCAGTGCGTTCTTCCTCCAGGGTCGTTGCAGGGTCATCTGAAGTGctgcaggggaggtggggtggtAGTCTCGTTGTCCCTGGGGCAGTCTCAACATCTGCCTTTCTTCCTCGCTGCTGACCAAGATCACTGGGACTTTTATAACAGTGCTCGACCCACTGTGTTTAACAAACCTAGCCAGCCTTGTCTTCGATGCTATAGTATGATGCTAACTTGATTCTGCctcctttatcattttttttctggggGAGCATCCCAGGGTTACAATACAGTCCACCACATAAATCCACCAGAGCAATCCTTTCCTGTGACTGGTAGCTGGCCAGAGAGCTCTGAGCTCCAGGATTTTCTAGATTACATTCATTCTGCCAAGTGCCAAACTGTTGGGATTTCCAGGTCAAAGGATGCCAACTCAGCACTTGTAACAATAACAAGTTGATGGTTTATCTCCCAGGGCTGTAAACAATCTGAGGATTTAGCCGAATGTCCTCCCTGGAACGTGCCTGAGTAACAGAGGAGAGCTTGCCATGGTGCTCTGCTCCAAGGTGCCCCAGAAGGAGAGCCCACGTGcccaattgctcagtcgtgtccgactctctgtgagtccatggactgcagtccaccaggctcgtctctccatgggatttcccaggcaagaataccggagtgggttgccagtcccttcgccaagtgatcttcccaacccagggatcgaacccacatctcctgcattggcaagcagattctttacccctgagccacctgggaagccccagaaggggAGCAGAGAAAGCAGAGCTGAGAGGAAGGTGACCCCACTCAAGTGGCATCTGTTTATGAAGAAGCTAGAAAGAATGCTGTTTGAAATATCACTGGATGACGTCGTTCCTAATGAATTTGGGAGTCTTATGTTGTTTAACAATAACATTCTAGAAACAAAACAGCACAGGCTGTGGAGGCAAGAAAGCCACGTTGGGTTTCCCCGTGGCCTCTGTGACTCTAAAGGCCACGTGCCGGGAGGCCACACCCTCACCATCCTCACAGTGCCTCTCTCCAGTCCTCCACCAGGCCTCCAGCACATGTGGGACCAGCAGCCCTCACTGGAGAGACCGTTGCTTGACCTCCAGAAGGAATGGAAGACATGAGTGACTGATCTCGTTCTCTGTCTTAGACCACAACTGAACGTACATATTTCCTGCCTCGTAgggggaaataaaatataaagggaggggacttgcctggcggttcagtggttaagagttcacgCCTCCAGTGCAGgatgcccaggttcaatccctggttggagaacaaagatcccacatgctgcagggtgaTGTTAAAAttgcctttctgtctctctctaagAAATCCATCTGGGAAAACAGTCTTGTTAGGGTTGTCTGTGGTTCCATGGCCGGGGAACATCCGTTGTGAGGGTTGGCTGGTTTTTATGTGTTCTCTGTGAAGCAGAGTAATTGCCACCTGTTGGGCCCCAAGAACAAATTATAGCtactgaattttatatatttagggTTAACATATTTAAAGAAGTCAGGACTTCAGACTAGGCATTAAATTGCTGAGTAGAAGTAACCCAGGCTTAATACAAATGAAGCTGGCCCAGGCTTGATACAAATGAAATATCAGATGTATTGACAGCTTCAGCTGGGTCCATTGATGGGAAGTCAGATGCATATTGTGTTTTGTGTGGGAGAACTCTGTTGTTTTAGAAACTCTGGAGTATGAGGCTAGCTTAGGTCTACTTCCTTTATCCTATAGTCACAGTGATGATGTCTCTGTTATCAGAACCATGAGAGTTCTAATAACAGACCTCACAAATCTAGCTGATCTTTTATGGGGAGCTGTCTGGAACCCAGTACATGAAGTTGTGATGGAGCATCAGGTCCCAGGCAGCTGGCACTGGAGGTCAAGTCAAGCATCTATAGAATGATGTTCACACCAGTTCCCCCCAGGCTTTCCATGGCAATTTCCAGTATCCCAGAGTCGTTAAGACAGACTTGGGTCTGAACTTTGGTTGAGCCAAGGCTGTGTAGTCTGCCCtaagttgcttaacctctttgAACCTTAATATCCTGGAAGTTACAAGTCCTGGGACCAGTGTTAGCTCTGTCACCAACAGACTCCGGAACAAGCAGGCTATGCCAGGGGACCCTGAGAGGCTCCTAACAAGCTCcaaaatttttatgattttaaggtCCCTTCTCTATCCACTGAGAAAACAAACCGAGCTGATTATGTCTTTCTCCAGAGAGAAAACAGCTGGAAATGCCTACTCCTTTTGGTTTTTAAAGGTGCATTTTAGACAAGGCCTCCCTGTGGCAGCTGGAGGacacattctcttttcttctctggtcAGTGCCTAGGATGATGCTGTGGCAGGAGGGCTGGCGTGTGCGTGGCAGTACCCAGGCTGGGCTGAGGGGTTGTGTCCCAGTCCTCGCAGGACCACCTTGAGAGCAGGCCCAAGCCGAGGCTCCATGCTGTCCTTTCCTGGGCCTTTTAGAGAGTGACCCCTGCACCTCTTTAACAGTGACCTCTGTAACAGATCTGACTGACGTGTGTGCAGATCTGACTGACATGCGTGCACAGGGCATGCAGGTGAGGAAGAGGTCAGGGACTCGTGAGTGTGAGGAAGAGTAGAGGGGGGAGGGAGTGCGGCAGCAGCCCCAGGACCCCCGGGCAGAGGGCCACAGGCAAGGCCGTTTGGCCCAGGTCTAGTCACAAATGTCACCCTCATGGAAATGCCCTTAGGTCTGGCCAGACGGAGGGAGACAGGACAAAACCCAAGTGAGGcgccagggaagccaggagctTGCCTGGGCCTCATCACTCAGGCTCTCAGCAGCCTGGGTCTGGCCTGGGGCCAGCCTGTTACTGTCTGGCTGGGAACAAGCTGGTGAGTGCAGCGTCAGATAAGTGGCCATGGCCGCCTCAGCCCCCCGGGGAGGGGCATGCTCCGGGCCGAGCCACCGGGACAACAAGGAGAAGGGAAGGTGGCTTTGAGGCTGTGAAATGAGAGATTTAGAAGCTGCCAGGGCGTGAGCGCCGAGGTGCTTAATTGCAGAGGTGTCTCTGGCTCTGTGATGTCCGTGGACCAAAGGAACTCTCAGAGCAGAGAGGGAAGTTTCGTCTAAGACCAGAACCTGCTCCAAGCTCTCAGCACAGGCCAGCTCGGAGCTCTCTGCCGACTGGCTGGAGAGACCGtctgccttttcctcctgcccagtCCAACACCAGGAAAGGGGAAGGCCTCCCAGCCTCCCTGTAGCCTCTGCCCACCTCTTTCAGCTTGCGCAGCCAGGTGTTCAGTCTGGGGAGGATGGGGGATGGGCCTCGTGTGGGAAGCTCAGTGGTCAGGTGAGTCACAAGAAAGCAGTTACCAACAATCGGTACCAACATTTGGGAGggctttgcttaaaaaaaaaaagttaattatagTGCATTCCGACAGTCTCCATGATAAAATCACTGCTGTTCCCTCCATGCTGGTGGGCTTCCTTCAGTGGGAGGGAAAGGGATTGGTCGCACCCAGGAGCCTTGGAATGGGCAGAGCCTGGACTGAATTATGCATGTGAAGAAGCAGTGGAGCTGGGCCACTTGAGGGGCCTCGGATAGGGCCAGGCCCCTGGGTCTTTGCACGGACTTAATTATCTCCACGGGTGACCCACTGGTAACTCAGTTGCCCAACTCCTGAGTCCACCTGGTAAACTCTTACAGATCTTTCAGGAGGCAACACCGACATCCCCAACTCTGTCCAGCTTGTCCCTTCCACTTCAGGCGGACTCAGTCACGCCGCCCTGTAGACCTAGTGCCGTAGGCCCTTACACGCCCGTCTGTGGTCACCCAGCACCCTGTAATGCTACCATGGTGACTGCCCAGCCCATTGTTTTCACTGCATTCCTGATTTCAGGCACTTTGCTATGTTGGTCCCACAAGTTCTCACAGCATTCTGGAAGTGTTGGCCTTGCAGGTGCTCCCTCTCAGTGAAACCCCTTGTCAGATCTGAGGTGCTGATTTTGGGGTTGAGAACTGGTAGGCAGCAGACGtgaggtcgtgaagagtcagacacaactgagtgactaagcagaacACACAGCACAGATGGGTTCCAATGCATTCATGAATCTGCCACCTCCCTCCAGACTAAATTCCTAAAGGTCAGGACTGTCTTTTTCACACAGTCCAGCACTGTGATTGGCAAAGAGGAGGGATTCAGCTATTGTTGGCTGCCCCTACATGATGTATATTGCGTGCCTGATTGCATTGAGTTTCCACAGCAACCCTGTGATGTTATGActcttgtccccattttacagaggagaaaaatgaggctcagaagaGTTAAGTAACTTTCTCACAAGCGAACAGTTAGCAAAAGGTAGATCCTGGATGCAGACTTAGGTCTTTGTTCCTTCACTATGTATCTGCCAGCTGAGTTCAAGCTCAGGAATGTTTTGGGATTAATTGAGCCAGAAACCAGAGATGCTTAAGCTAGAGGAGATCTATTGCATAAACATTGAGGTCAGCCTGCCTCATGTCGGAATTACAATATTCAGCTGAGCCTTCATTTGGTGCCCACGGGCACGTTTTACCCTCTGCGTGTTCTATCAGGTGTACTAGCGTACTCTGCCCTCTCTAGTGGAACtgagcctggtggctcagcggtaaaggatacgcctgcaatgcgggagatgtgggttcgatccctgagtcgggaagatcccctggaaaaggaaatgacaacccactccagtattcttgcctgggaaatcccaaggatggaggagcctggcaggctgcaatccatggggtcacaggaaagttggacttagcaactgaacaacaacaaacaacaaatgaaCCAGTCATCAGCTGTAGAATGCAAAGCTAAACATGGACtatcttttattaataaatttcaaTCTCCTGTTTCAAGATAAAGAGACCAAGATCAGAGGGAAACTCATAGCTGCCATGTAATGAAACTTACCATGGGCCCAGAACTCTGCCAACCACGCCTTGcagtatttcatttaatcctcaggtAGGCACTATTTAAACCCATTGACAattgacagatggggaaacggaGGCTCTGGGGGCAAAGTGACTTGCCTAATGTCCCAGAGCTGATCGGTGGTGAAATCAGAATCTGAACCCAGGTCAGCCTGTTCCAGAGCACAAGTCCTCAGCCTGCACACCCAGCAGGGGGCTTTGCTGTGAGCGAGATGCCCTGCCCTGCACTCCGCCCTGAACCTGCAGACAGTGCCGCCCTTGTCTCTCACATGGGCCACCCTCCTgcactcaggttcagtccctctcTGGAATTAGCAAGAAGCTGCTCTTCCCAGTACTGGTGGTTATTTTCAGCAGTGTGAAATAAGTGTAAAACAGGATATTTGCAGTAAAAATATCTCCCTGCTTATATAACGAAGTGGTACAAATGTCACTGACTTGAAGCAGATATGTGATTACTTTCTGCAGAGACGGATGTAGTCCTCACCCACCAGCCCGTTTGGAAGACTCACAGGTCCTGGATGAATAACCCTGGGGGCTAGACTCATGCTCCCCCCGCCAAGGGTGCAGATGCCCAGAGTCCTAGCGCACAGAGGTGTCAGCCCCAGCTTTAAAGTGAAAAGCCTGAATTCAGACCCAGTGTGAGCAAGTCAGTCATCCTCTCAGTTACCCTTCCATAAGGAGCCGCAGGGGTTACAGAGGTAACATACACGAAAGTGCCCGGTGTCAGTGTCTGGGTCAAGCTTCAGAACCTACCAATAGCCCCATTCCTCCCCCATCATGATATTCTGAGAATTACCATATTTTAAGATGAGAAACGTATTTAAGAGTGTGTGGAATCATCACTGAAAATTCTAGACTGCAGCAGACTCTAGGAAATGTGTGGCTTTAGAAAGTGCTTCTTCCTAGGGAGGGTAGGCCGCTCCCTACCACATGTTCATCCTACTTCTGCTGTGATAacactttctcttcctctggtCTGTTGTTGCTTCCATGAACATTCACTGAATGTTGgttctgtgccaggcacattACGCGCACTCATAGGAGCGCTCATCCTATCTACCAGCACAGAGCACCTCACGCAGAGCCCAGAGAACTCAGGCCTGGGGTTTTTCCTAGCAGAagtcagaaaatatttgctgtctTCTGACACTCCTCCATTTCCTGGTTCTACCTTGGGGCATCCATCTGAGGACCATGGCCTCCCTCTCACCCCGCCGGCTCCAGCAGCTCGGCCCCAGGGACCGCCAGGGGATTGCACAAACCTTTGGCCCAGCTTCGGCTTACTGCTATTCCTCCCCCGCTTGTGGTCACAGCCAAGAGAGGCCCGGTGCCCAGCTCCGAGGCCCAGATATTGCGGGGTTCTGCAATGCCAGGAAGGACTTACCCGACGGCTTGTCTGTGGAGGACGGGAGGCTGGTGAGGGTAGGCATGGTGGGCAGAGGGGGCGGCAGCACCTTCAGGTTCTGGTCGCTCTGGATCTCGTTGGTGGAGATCTGGTTGATGATGCGGTTATAGGGGGGCGGCTGGTAgacgcggggcggggcggcggggggcggctGCGGCACGGGCCGGGCGGCGGGCACCCGCTGGCAGTGCTCCTCCAGCTGGGCGATGATCTCAGACTGGTTGTGGGCCAGCGTGGCCAGATGCTGGTACTTGTGCTCCAGGTCCTTGTACTTGCTGGCCAGCTGCAGCATGTCAGCCGTCTGGTTGAGGATGCGGTTCTCCAGCTGCGAGAGCTCGAGCGCGTTGTCCCGCTTGCGGATGATCTCGTGCAGGAGCTGCATGTAGAGCTGGGTGACCCGCGAGTTCATGTTGCGGCTCTCCTTGCGCAGCAGCTTCACCTCGCTCACGATGCCGCCGTCCACCTCCACCAGCTGCTGCAGCGTCTCGATCTGCCGCTTCTGCTTGAGCAGCTCGTTGTTGAGCAGCTCCAGCTCCTGCTTGTGCACCCTGTTCTCCAGGAGCACCTCGGGCTCCTTGGAGTTGACGCAGATGGCGCCCGTGACCCGCTGCTGGGGCACGATGAAGGTGTAGGTGCACTTGTCCGGGGACTCGCCGGCCCGCTTGTACCTGTTCAGGTAGACGAACTCGCCGGGTGAGCCCTCCTCGGTGCCCTCCAAGCCATCCTTCTGGCTCGCCGCCGCTCCCAGGGCAGCCAGCAGTCCCAGCCACCAGCACGTCACGCACAGCGGCCTCATGGTCCTTGCACACCGGGGGTTCGTTTTTGTGAGCAGAGCCTACGAAACCCTGAAAGTAAACAGAAGAGCAGACTCAGTAATGGTTATGTCACAGCCAGCGGCCGGTGCCATAAATGAGCTCAGCCTTCTCGTTGGGCAGCTGTTTCCAAAAAAGCTGCTTCAGGAGGCAGCCCTTCTGGGAGCCGCAGTAggggacaggaggcctggcagaGGTGGAAAAGATTCGGGAGGGCACCGGGGCATGTGCAAGGCAGCAGGCTGAGGCCCTGCCACTCCTGGGGCCAGCCAGTGCCCACGGCCCTCTCGTCGAGCACCTGGCCTGGAGCCCGAGAACCATAGGAGGGCAGACTGAagctgggaggggaggcagaggaaggcttggcctgtctctctcctcctccgCCTCAGACTGTTAAGTCTTCCCCTGGATGTGGCCTTTGTAACACCCATCACGGATGAGATGAATCTGAACTCCGTGTGATCTCTTCATGGTTCCATGCTCCCTGAGGGCCAGCACTGTGTCTGTTTCCATCCTGTATCCTCAGGATGCTGCACTCAGGAAGCTGTCcgcaaatgtttgttaaatgaatgatcCGCTAGGCGTGGTATGGGACGTGTTCGGTTTGTAGTGGACAACGTCAGTGGAAAAGATGCGTCCAGTCACGTGGCTTCAATCTGTGTGTTAGCCAAGCTACAGAGCAGACAACTGAGCTCTGCTAAATGCACCTATTTTCAACAGGCAGTACCCACACTATCCCCATCACTGCAACATGATTTAGCCAGGTGGGAGCAGGAAAGAGACACGTGTCACCAGATTAGTTTCAGTTCTGTTCTTAGACCACTTGTTCCTTCCCCAGATATCCATGGAACACCTGGggtgtgccaggcagtgtgctggCTACTGGAGGTGCAGCTGCAAACAGGACAgagccagccctgccctcagtGGGCTTACCCATCATCTCAGAGCCCCTGAGTGCCAGGAGGCAGACGTGGTGAATGCGATGGGAGGGTAGAATGGGGAACTGACCTAACCAGAAGGgtcaggaagtcttccctgagaaAGTGACCTTCGTGCTGACCCCAGAGGGATGAGCGGGAGCAAGCCaggccaagagggaggggacagatatGCGCAGCTcactcctccctctgcccactcAAGGACGTGGCTCTGGCCGCTCTTCCCCAGCTCCTCGGCCTGATCACTTTTTCCCTATGATCGTGATTTCTTTCAGCTTAAAAGAAAATCCTCACTTGACCTCATGTCCCTTCTCCAGCTACTGTTTCATTTCTCTGCTCCCCTTTTAGCAAAACCCTCTGAAGAGTTGCCCACACCCTCCCCCACCATTTCCAGAAAGTTCTCTCTTCCTGTTCTCTCTTGAGCTCACTCCCATCAGGTCTGCCCCCTCCCCTCGGTTCCAAGTGTCCTGGACAGGATCACAGGGGGCCTTTCTTTCCAGACCAAAGGCTCAGTTCTTGGTCCTCATGGATGTTTCGCCTCTCAGCACTGCCGGACGTGGCAGATCACTCCCTCCTGGGACTTCCTTCCCCAAATGCCACAGTTTCCTCCCACCTCACTGGCTGCTcctcagtctcctttgctggtTCACCACGCCCCCTTCCCAGTCCtgtcctgggtggggagggggtggcagggCTCAGTCCTCAGACATCTTCTGTACCTCAGTGATCTCATCCAGTCTAGTCTGAGGACTTCTCCCTGCCCCTCTGAGTCCAGACTCATGTGTCTAACTGCCTCTTTGACATTTCTGCTCAACTACTCTACTGCTACTGCGATGGGCACCTCAGCCATAACTTATCCAGAAATGAATTCCTGGGGTTTCCCAAGTCTCCATCCCAACCTGTTCATCCCAGTTTTTCCTAGGTTAGCGAACGGCGACTCTGTTCTTCTGATTGTTTGGCCAACAATCTTGACGTTGTCGTTGACTCCTTTCTTCCCATCATACCCCACGTCTAAGTCACCACCAGATTATCACAGCAATATCCTGGGACTATTCTCAGGATCCTACAGCTTCTCCCCGCCTCCCCTGCTACAGCCCACCTTCACCTCTCGCCTGGACCAGACTGGTCTCACTGCTCCTGTCCTTGCCTTAACAGGCTGTCCTCAACCCGGCAGCCAGAGTGAGCCTTTTAAAAAAGTCAGATCAGGTCAGTCTGCTGCTCAGAGTGCTCTGGTGGCTTCTCGTCTTGGAGAAGCAGCTAACAGGTCTCTAAGGCCCCCCGCTCTGGCCCAGTTTCCTCCCTGACCTCATCTCCAGCTCTTCTCATCCTCACTCACATGCTCCAGCCACGCTGGCCTCCTGGGTGTTCTTCAGGCTCGCTGATGGCGAGGGCCCTTTGCACTTGCCCCAGTCGAAAACACTCAGCCGCTTCCTTGATGCGTGCTCCCTCCTCACTGCTCTCAAGTCTTTGCTGAAATATCACCTTCCCAGTGAAACTTTCCTGGCTTACTTAAAATTGTGACCTCGCCACCTTCCCCCTCCAGAGTCCATGTCACCATCAGACATGTGGTGTCTATCTACCCATGCCTGTGAATGAAAGCTCTCTGAGAGCAAGGGGCTTGTCTGTTTTCatcactcccccccacccccccaccccccccccccgcccccacagtgCCTAACACAGGAGCTCAGTGAGTATTTGTACGCTGAATGAAAAGACGCATCCACCAACAGCTGCTGGGCAGTGGGGAGTGCTAggaagaggcaggcagggccAGAGGAGCCCAGGGATGCCTGAGGGGCATGCACAGGAGACCACGAATTACGTTTACTACTGCTGTCCCTAACGTCCACTTCCTGAGTGCCTGTTGTGTCCCTTGGCCTGCACTCAACGTTTTGCAAGGGTTTTCTGCTTCACTGAATTCTCCCAGTGTCTTTTTTGGTAGATACCATTGTTCTTTCCATTTCCATGAGAAAACCGAGACTCAGCGAGGCTAAGTGACTTGCTTAATCTCACACAGCTGGAAGGCAGCAGAACCAGGACTCAGTCCCAGCCTTCTGTACTCAAACCTTCAACTCTTAACGACTGCGTAGAAATTTTCTTGATCTGGTTTCTAGTAGTAAAGTGCTAGCATCACGACTTTCTGATTTCACGATAGTTTACACTAAAATAACAACCACCACCCAGAACCGGAAGGTTTTGTCTTTCCCAGACCcttttgggggcttctctggtgggcaGCCTGGACAGCAGGAGGTTGCAAAACAGATCCTGTGCTCCCCAGGGCCACAATGAGCTGTTTTCCACTTGACTGAGAAAGCCCCAGCTTGGTTCCAAAGGCCAGTCCAGGCCTTTTGGGCCAGGCAGAGAAAGGTGTTAGGAGCCTCTGGGTTGGGTTGGGCCGTGAGGTTAGGGCTGCAGTGACGTTGGTGGAAACGGGGCTGAGTTTGTGAGTGTTTGCCTAGTTTCCAAGCTCTTTAGCTGCTCCTGTGCCTGGGCCACACCCGACCCACAACAATGGTGGGGAGCCGCCCTCTCAGCCTGGGCGGCTCACCTGGCTCTCTGCTCTGTGATGCTGAGTGCAGATGTCAGCGAGGGCTCCCCTTGGCCAAGAAACTGCCACGGTCCCAGGAGACAATTTGGCTCCAGGCCTTGAGACCTGGCGGGGTGGCAGTGTTTACCGTTGAGTCCTGTCCCCTCCCAAGTGTGGGCTTGCACGGCTTCACTGGGCAAAGCTCTGTGCCCTTGGACTTAAGGTCCTGAAGGCAGAGCCTCTTCTATGAGATGGGGTGATCCAACCCCTCTCCCACACTTGGTGAGGGCCGTGGACGCGCTTCCAAAACTAGAGGTGAAGACGTCGCGATAGCCGCATGAGAGCTGCAGCTGAGCCAGACGACAGTGTGTCATTTGCCGGCACACACTCGGGGGCCGTGTGTCCAGCACGTGCACGTCTCCTTGGATCCCACCAtttctccccccaacccctgccccaggAGCTCCCGCGGCCAGCAGTCTCATTTCCCAGAGGAGGGCCTTGTTCCATGTAGCAGAGCTGGACCTGCCCAGGAGGTCTGTCTGGCTTCACCTCCCAGCCCAGTGGTTGGACTGGTCCTGGTTGTCATGGGGTCCCTAGTGTGCAGTCTTCAAAGAGCGTTTCTTGCAGTTGTTtgatttaaaagagaaacaaacttgaTGGTTGTTAACACTCGTTCAGTTTTTAGGTTCACAAGGCCCGTCGCGTAACATTATTTCGTGGAATCACCACGACATTTGGAGTATTCTGTCCATTTTGAGGGTGAGGAAACCAAAGCCCAAGAGGGTGTCAGGTAGCCTGCTCCCTGTTGGCATTGCTGTTGGTGGGAACAGTTGTGAAGCCGCGCAATTTGGGGTCTTACTGTCACATTTCCATGAAGCCTGGGCTTGGCAGGAGTGACACGGAGCCAGTTGTGGTTACAAGAAGGGTGGGAAGGAACCAGGGCACTGTCCCAGGGAATCCAGTGAAATTGGTTCCCCCAGGTTTATAAAGGGGGGCACCAGCACCCAGACAGGTAAGTGACTTGCCGGGAGCAGATGGCAGACAAGAGCCAGAGCTGCCTCTGTCAAGAGCTGGGGTCAGCCTGACACCAAGGGCTATGTCCCCTCTGCCTTAGAGTAATTGACTTTCCTTCAAGGTTCCCGCCCCCTTCCTTAGCTTTTTTGCAAGTTTGGCAGATCTTAATGGGCAGTAATGAGTTTGCTTACTTTTGCTCTCTTGGTATTTATTCAACTAATTGCATCCCAGGAGAAGGAACTCCCCCCCAACACCAACCCCCAGCATTCCAACCGTCTTAGGCCTGGAGAAGAACTCGACTCCAATCAAAGAGATGCTCCTCAGTTTCTTCCTATGACCAACAGAGGAAAGCAAATCCAACTGTTTTCCTTggcttcaaaaggaaaataaaagcgaTTCTTGAAATTGCTTTTCCACATTGTATTGTGAGGAGTTTCCATTATGCACGGGTTTCCCTCCCCACAAGCAGGGCTGGTGTGACCAAGCCACGTGCCGGGCTCTGCGCGCCAGGAGGCCAC includes:
- the ANGPTL2 gene encoding angiopoietin-related protein 2, which gives rise to MRPLCVTCWWLGLLAALGAAASQKDGLEGTEEGSPGEFVYLNRYKRAGESPDKCTYTFIVPQQRVTGAICVNSKEPEVLLENRVHKQELELLNNELLKQKRQIETLQQLVEVDGGIVSEVKLLRKESRNMNSRVTQLYMQLLHEIIRKRDNALELSQLENRILNQTADMLQLASKYKDLEHKYQHLATLAHNQSEIIAQLEEHCQRVPAARPVPQPPPAAPPRVYQPPPYNRIINQISTNEIQSDQNLKVLPPPLPTMPTLTSLPSSTDKPSGPWRDCLQALEDGHDTSSIYLVKPENTNRLMQVWCDQRHDPGGWTVIQRRLDGSVNFFRNWETYKQGFGNIDGEYWLGLENIYWLTNQGNYKLLVTMEDWSGRKVFAEYASFRLEPESEYYKLRLGRYHGNAGDSFTWHNGKQFTTLDRDHDVYTGNCAHYQKGGWWYNACAHSNLNGVWYRGGHYRSRYQDGVYWAEFRGGSYSLKKVVMMIRPNPNTFH